The following proteins are co-located in the Syngnathus scovelli strain Florida chromosome 21, RoL_Ssco_1.2, whole genome shotgun sequence genome:
- the hid1b gene encoding protein HID1b isoform X2: protein MGNGDSKLHFRKAVIQLTSTTQAVEASDDVFWEQFWAEPSVSVQDIFALVPAAEIRALREESPSNLATLCYKAVGKLSRAAGTGCRSERERVSVLNCVRLLTRVLPFVLEDADWRGFMWAGLPARKQRCRDDGDDAEPDGARPLGESLLVAVGDLLFCPGFTVQARKRDGREVGADPVDSCELIWETGVGFSQSPPPPLNSSHDSNRTELLKLLLTCFSEVLYLEPARRSADRCLLFFCSAANRHTLPLFTSLLNVVCAYEPWGWGFPYEHLLLTDRRRLLVEQALHVLLVALERPAVHETHSSVPENQFVNFLSRIHREEDLGFILKGVSRLLNKPLMQTYLPNSSKKIIFHQELLILLWKLCHFNKSSDVLDVLVPILFFLNEARADPAGADLVHMGVLILLLLSGERNFGVRLNKPFTLRIPLDVPVFSGTHADLLLVIFHRMMTCGNQRLQPLFHCLLTVIVNVSPYLKTLSMVSANKLVHLLEIFSQPWFLFSAPDNHRLVFFLLEVFNNIIQYQFDGNSNLVYSLIRRRSLFQRLANLNADPAAIHEALLCKKKKKKKKSGGSGDSDERPPGPRWDLMDPRGAQIATERCHVGHDGAAVLDAAALGDIECNSERAGEGSTRTESRAAGQLAPSPSSSWSATQDWVLSWKSKLPLQTIMRLLQVLVPQVEKICIDKALTDEREILKFLQHGTLVGLLPVPHPILIRKYQANAVTAWWLHTYTWGVVYLRNLDPPIWYDTDIRLFEIQRT, encoded by the exons ATGGGGAACGGCGACAGCAAACTTCACTTCAGGAAGGCTGTGATCCAACTCACCAGCACCACTCAG GCCGTGGAAGCCTCGGACGACGTCTTCTGGGAGCAGTTCTGGGCCGAGCCGTCCGTGTCGGTCCAGGACATCTTTGCCTTGGTTCCGGCGGCCGAGATCCGAGCGTTGAGGGAGGAGTCTCCGTCCAACCTGGCCACCTTGTGCTACAAG GCGGTGGGGAAGTTGTCACGGGCGGCAGGCACCGGCTGCCGCTCGGAGCGAGAGCGCGTCTCGGTCCTGAACTGCGTCCGTCTGCTGACCCGCGTGCTGCCCTTCGTCTTGGAGGACGCCGACTGGCGAGGCTTCATGTGGGCCGGCCTGCCCGCCCGCAAGCAG CGTTGCCGGGACGACGGCGACGATGCCGAGCCAGACGGCGCTCGCCCCCTGGGCGAGTCGCTCCTCGTGGCGGTGGGCGACCTTCTCTTCTGTCCCGGCTTCACCGTCCAGgctcgcaaacgtgacgggcgg GAAGTTGGCGCCGACCCGGTGGATAGCTGCGAGTTGATCTGGGAAACGGGTGTGGGCTTCTCCcaatcgccgccgccgccgctcaacTCCAGCCACGACAGCAACAG GACGGAGCTTCTCAAGCTGCTGCTGACATGCTTCTCGGAGGTACTTTACCTGGAGCCGGCCCGCCGCAGCGCCGACCGCTGTCTGCTCTTCTTCTGCTCCGCCGCCAACAG ACACACACTCCCGCTGTTCACGTCACTGCTGAACGTAGTGTGCGCCTACGAGCCTTGGGGATGGGGCTTCCCCTACGAGCACCTGCTGTTAACGGACCGGCGCCGCCTGCTGGTGGAACAAGCGCTCCACGTCCTCCTGGTGGCTCTGGAGCGGCCCGCGGTCCACGAGACGCAC TCAAGTGTTCCTGAGAACCAGTTTGTCAACTTCCTGTCCAGGATCCATCGAGAAGAg GACTTGGGCTTCATCCTGAAAGGTGTGAGCCGGCTCCTCAACAAGCCTCTGATGCAGACCTACCTGCCCAACTCCTCTAAGAAGATCATCTTCCACCAGGAGCTACTCATCCTCTTGTGGAAACTGTGCCACTTCAACAAG AGCAGCGACGTTCTGGACGTGCTGGTCCccatcctcttcttcctcaaCGAGGCTCGCGCCGATCCCG CCGGCGCGGACCTGGTCCACATGGGCGTGTTgatcctgctgctgctgagcgGTGAGAGGAACTTTGGCGTGCGCCTCAACAAACCCTTCACGCTGCGCATCCCCTTGGACGTGCCGGTCTTCAGCGGGACGCACGCCGACTTGCTGCTGGTG ATCTTTCACAGGATGATGACCTGCGGGAACCAGCGCCTGCAGCCACTCTTCCACTGTCTGCTCACCGTCATCGTCAACG TTTCTCCCTACCTGAAGACTTTGTCCATGGTGTCGGCCAACAAGCTTGTGCACCTCCTGGAGATTTTCTCCCAGCCCTGGTTCCTCTTTTCGGCTCCCGACAACCACCGGCTGGTCTTCTTCCTGCTGGAGGTCTTCAACAACATCATCCAGTACCAGTTTGACG GCAACAGCAATCTGGTGTACTCCCTGATCCGGAGGAGGAGCCTCTTCCAGCGGCTGGCCAACCTCAACGCGGACCCGGCGGCCATCCACGAGGCTCTGCTatgcaaaaagaagaagaagaagaagaagagcggCGGCAGCGGTGACTCGGACGAGCGCCCGCCTGGACCCCGATGGGACCTGATGGATCCACGCGGTGCCC agatcgccacaGAGAGGTGTCACGTCGGTCATGACGGTGCGGCCGTTTTGGACGCCGCTGCACTGGGCGACATCGAGTGCAACTCGGAGAGAGCCGGCGAG GGCAGCACGCGGACGGAGAGCCGAGCGGCCGGCCAACTCGCCCCCTCGCCCTCGTCATCCTGGAGCGCCACCCAGGACTGG GTGTTGTCGTGGAAGTCCAAGCTTCCGCTGCAGACCATCATGCGACTTCTGCAGGTTCTGGTCCCTCAGGTGGAGAAGATCTGCATCGACAA GGCTCTGACGGACGAACGTGAAATCCTCAAGTTCCTCCAGCACGGGACCCTGGTGGGCCTGCTCCCCGTGCCGCACCCCATCCTGATCCGCAAGTACCAAGCGAACGCCGTCACGGCTTGGTGGCTGCACACCTACACGTGGGGTGTGGTCTACTTGCG CAAcctggatcctcccatctggtaCGACACCGACATCAGACTCTTTGAGATCCAAAGGACTTAA
- the hid1b gene encoding protein HID1b isoform X3 codes for MGNGDSKLHFRKAVIQLTSTTQAVEASDDVFWEQFWAEPSVSVQDIFALVPAAEIRALREESPSNLATLCYKAVGKLSRAAGTGCRSERERVSVLNCVRLLTRVLPFVLEDADWRGFMWAGLPARKQRCRDDGDDAEPDGARPLGESLLVAVGDLLFCPGFTVQARKRDGREVGADPVDSCELIWETGVGFSQSPPPPLNSSHDSNRTELLKLLLTCFSEVLYLEPARRSADRCLLFFCSAANRHTLPLFTSLLNVVCAYEPWGWGFPYEHLLLTDRRRLLVEQALHVLLVALERPAVHETHSSVPENQFVNFLSRIHREEDLGFILKGVSRLLNKPLMQTYLPNSSKKIIFHQELLILLWKLCHFNKKFLFFVLKSSDVLDVLVPILFFLNEARADPAGADLVHMGVLILLLLSGERNFGVRLNKPFTLRIPLDVPVFSGTHADLLLVIFHRMMTCGNQRLQPLFHCLLTVIVNEIATERCHVGHDGAAVLDAAALGDIECNSERAGEGSTRTESRAAGQLAPSPSSSWSATQDWVLSWKSKLPLQTIMRLLQVLVPQVEKICIDKALTDEREILKFLQHGTLVGLLPVPHPILIRKYQANAVTAWWLHTYTWGVVYLRNLDPPIWYDTDIRLFEIQRT; via the exons ATGGGGAACGGCGACAGCAAACTTCACTTCAGGAAGGCTGTGATCCAACTCACCAGCACCACTCAG GCCGTGGAAGCCTCGGACGACGTCTTCTGGGAGCAGTTCTGGGCCGAGCCGTCCGTGTCGGTCCAGGACATCTTTGCCTTGGTTCCGGCGGCCGAGATCCGAGCGTTGAGGGAGGAGTCTCCGTCCAACCTGGCCACCTTGTGCTACAAG GCGGTGGGGAAGTTGTCACGGGCGGCAGGCACCGGCTGCCGCTCGGAGCGAGAGCGCGTCTCGGTCCTGAACTGCGTCCGTCTGCTGACCCGCGTGCTGCCCTTCGTCTTGGAGGACGCCGACTGGCGAGGCTTCATGTGGGCCGGCCTGCCCGCCCGCAAGCAG CGTTGCCGGGACGACGGCGACGATGCCGAGCCAGACGGCGCTCGCCCCCTGGGCGAGTCGCTCCTCGTGGCGGTGGGCGACCTTCTCTTCTGTCCCGGCTTCACCGTCCAGgctcgcaaacgtgacgggcgg GAAGTTGGCGCCGACCCGGTGGATAGCTGCGAGTTGATCTGGGAAACGGGTGTGGGCTTCTCCcaatcgccgccgccgccgctcaacTCCAGCCACGACAGCAACAG GACGGAGCTTCTCAAGCTGCTGCTGACATGCTTCTCGGAGGTACTTTACCTGGAGCCGGCCCGCCGCAGCGCCGACCGCTGTCTGCTCTTCTTCTGCTCCGCCGCCAACAG ACACACACTCCCGCTGTTCACGTCACTGCTGAACGTAGTGTGCGCCTACGAGCCTTGGGGATGGGGCTTCCCCTACGAGCACCTGCTGTTAACGGACCGGCGCCGCCTGCTGGTGGAACAAGCGCTCCACGTCCTCCTGGTGGCTCTGGAGCGGCCCGCGGTCCACGAGACGCAC TCAAGTGTTCCTGAGAACCAGTTTGTCAACTTCCTGTCCAGGATCCATCGAGAAGAg GACTTGGGCTTCATCCTGAAAGGTGTGAGCCGGCTCCTCAACAAGCCTCTGATGCAGACCTACCTGCCCAACTCCTCTAAGAAGATCATCTTCCACCAGGAGCTACTCATCCTCTTGTGGAAACTGTGCCACTTCAACAAG AAATTCCTCTTCTTTGTGCTGAAGAGCAGCGACGTTCTGGACGTGCTGGTCCccatcctcttcttcctcaaCGAGGCTCGCGCCGATCCCG CCGGCGCGGACCTGGTCCACATGGGCGTGTTgatcctgctgctgctgagcgGTGAGAGGAACTTTGGCGTGCGCCTCAACAAACCCTTCACGCTGCGCATCCCCTTGGACGTGCCGGTCTTCAGCGGGACGCACGCCGACTTGCTGCTGGTG ATCTTTCACAGGATGATGACCTGCGGGAACCAGCGCCTGCAGCCACTCTTCCACTGTCTGCTCACCGTCATCGTCAACG agatcgccacaGAGAGGTGTCACGTCGGTCATGACGGTGCGGCCGTTTTGGACGCCGCTGCACTGGGCGACATCGAGTGCAACTCGGAGAGAGCCGGCGAG GGCAGCACGCGGACGGAGAGCCGAGCGGCCGGCCAACTCGCCCCCTCGCCCTCGTCATCCTGGAGCGCCACCCAGGACTGG GTGTTGTCGTGGAAGTCCAAGCTTCCGCTGCAGACCATCATGCGACTTCTGCAGGTTCTGGTCCCTCAGGTGGAGAAGATCTGCATCGACAA GGCTCTGACGGACGAACGTGAAATCCTCAAGTTCCTCCAGCACGGGACCCTGGTGGGCCTGCTCCCCGTGCCGCACCCCATCCTGATCCGCAAGTACCAAGCGAACGCCGTCACGGCTTGGTGGCTGCACACCTACACGTGGGGTGTGGTCTACTTGCG CAAcctggatcctcccatctggtaCGACACCGACATCAGACTCTTTGAGATCCAAAGGACTTAA
- the hid1b gene encoding protein HID1b isoform X1: MGNGDSKLHFRKAVIQLTSTTQAVEASDDVFWEQFWAEPSVSVQDIFALVPAAEIRALREESPSNLATLCYKAVGKLSRAAGTGCRSERERVSVLNCVRLLTRVLPFVLEDADWRGFMWAGLPARKQRCRDDGDDAEPDGARPLGESLLVAVGDLLFCPGFTVQARKRDGREVGADPVDSCELIWETGVGFSQSPPPPLNSSHDSNRTELLKLLLTCFSEVLYLEPARRSADRCLLFFCSAANRHTLPLFTSLLNVVCAYEPWGWGFPYEHLLLTDRRRLLVEQALHVLLVALERPAVHETHSSVPENQFVNFLSRIHREEDLGFILKGVSRLLNKPLMQTYLPNSSKKIIFHQELLILLWKLCHFNKKFLFFVLKSSDVLDVLVPILFFLNEARADPAGADLVHMGVLILLLLSGERNFGVRLNKPFTLRIPLDVPVFSGTHADLLLVIFHRMMTCGNQRLQPLFHCLLTVIVNVSPYLKTLSMVSANKLVHLLEIFSQPWFLFSAPDNHRLVFFLLEVFNNIIQYQFDGNSNLVYSLIRRRSLFQRLANLNADPAAIHEALLCKKKKKKKKSGGSGDSDERPPGPRWDLMDPRGAQIATERCHVGHDGAAVLDAAALGDIECNSERAGEGSTRTESRAAGQLAPSPSSSWSATQDWVLSWKSKLPLQTIMRLLQVLVPQVEKICIDKALTDEREILKFLQHGTLVGLLPVPHPILIRKYQANAVTAWWLHTYTWGVVYLRNLDPPIWYDTDIRLFEIQRT, encoded by the exons ATGGGGAACGGCGACAGCAAACTTCACTTCAGGAAGGCTGTGATCCAACTCACCAGCACCACTCAG GCCGTGGAAGCCTCGGACGACGTCTTCTGGGAGCAGTTCTGGGCCGAGCCGTCCGTGTCGGTCCAGGACATCTTTGCCTTGGTTCCGGCGGCCGAGATCCGAGCGTTGAGGGAGGAGTCTCCGTCCAACCTGGCCACCTTGTGCTACAAG GCGGTGGGGAAGTTGTCACGGGCGGCAGGCACCGGCTGCCGCTCGGAGCGAGAGCGCGTCTCGGTCCTGAACTGCGTCCGTCTGCTGACCCGCGTGCTGCCCTTCGTCTTGGAGGACGCCGACTGGCGAGGCTTCATGTGGGCCGGCCTGCCCGCCCGCAAGCAG CGTTGCCGGGACGACGGCGACGATGCCGAGCCAGACGGCGCTCGCCCCCTGGGCGAGTCGCTCCTCGTGGCGGTGGGCGACCTTCTCTTCTGTCCCGGCTTCACCGTCCAGgctcgcaaacgtgacgggcgg GAAGTTGGCGCCGACCCGGTGGATAGCTGCGAGTTGATCTGGGAAACGGGTGTGGGCTTCTCCcaatcgccgccgccgccgctcaacTCCAGCCACGACAGCAACAG GACGGAGCTTCTCAAGCTGCTGCTGACATGCTTCTCGGAGGTACTTTACCTGGAGCCGGCCCGCCGCAGCGCCGACCGCTGTCTGCTCTTCTTCTGCTCCGCCGCCAACAG ACACACACTCCCGCTGTTCACGTCACTGCTGAACGTAGTGTGCGCCTACGAGCCTTGGGGATGGGGCTTCCCCTACGAGCACCTGCTGTTAACGGACCGGCGCCGCCTGCTGGTGGAACAAGCGCTCCACGTCCTCCTGGTGGCTCTGGAGCGGCCCGCGGTCCACGAGACGCAC TCAAGTGTTCCTGAGAACCAGTTTGTCAACTTCCTGTCCAGGATCCATCGAGAAGAg GACTTGGGCTTCATCCTGAAAGGTGTGAGCCGGCTCCTCAACAAGCCTCTGATGCAGACCTACCTGCCCAACTCCTCTAAGAAGATCATCTTCCACCAGGAGCTACTCATCCTCTTGTGGAAACTGTGCCACTTCAACAAG AAATTCCTCTTCTTTGTGCTGAAGAGCAGCGACGTTCTGGACGTGCTGGTCCccatcctcttcttcctcaaCGAGGCTCGCGCCGATCCCG CCGGCGCGGACCTGGTCCACATGGGCGTGTTgatcctgctgctgctgagcgGTGAGAGGAACTTTGGCGTGCGCCTCAACAAACCCTTCACGCTGCGCATCCCCTTGGACGTGCCGGTCTTCAGCGGGACGCACGCCGACTTGCTGCTGGTG ATCTTTCACAGGATGATGACCTGCGGGAACCAGCGCCTGCAGCCACTCTTCCACTGTCTGCTCACCGTCATCGTCAACG TTTCTCCCTACCTGAAGACTTTGTCCATGGTGTCGGCCAACAAGCTTGTGCACCTCCTGGAGATTTTCTCCCAGCCCTGGTTCCTCTTTTCGGCTCCCGACAACCACCGGCTGGTCTTCTTCCTGCTGGAGGTCTTCAACAACATCATCCAGTACCAGTTTGACG GCAACAGCAATCTGGTGTACTCCCTGATCCGGAGGAGGAGCCTCTTCCAGCGGCTGGCCAACCTCAACGCGGACCCGGCGGCCATCCACGAGGCTCTGCTatgcaaaaagaagaagaagaagaagaagagcggCGGCAGCGGTGACTCGGACGAGCGCCCGCCTGGACCCCGATGGGACCTGATGGATCCACGCGGTGCCC agatcgccacaGAGAGGTGTCACGTCGGTCATGACGGTGCGGCCGTTTTGGACGCCGCTGCACTGGGCGACATCGAGTGCAACTCGGAGAGAGCCGGCGAG GGCAGCACGCGGACGGAGAGCCGAGCGGCCGGCCAACTCGCCCCCTCGCCCTCGTCATCCTGGAGCGCCACCCAGGACTGG GTGTTGTCGTGGAAGTCCAAGCTTCCGCTGCAGACCATCATGCGACTTCTGCAGGTTCTGGTCCCTCAGGTGGAGAAGATCTGCATCGACAA GGCTCTGACGGACGAACGTGAAATCCTCAAGTTCCTCCAGCACGGGACCCTGGTGGGCCTGCTCCCCGTGCCGCACCCCATCCTGATCCGCAAGTACCAAGCGAACGCCGTCACGGCTTGGTGGCTGCACACCTACACGTGGGGTGTGGTCTACTTGCG CAAcctggatcctcccatctggtaCGACACCGACATCAGACTCTTTGAGATCCAAAGGACTTAA